The DNA sequence CAGGGGGGCTGGCGGCGGCGTTGCTCATCGAATCGCTTCGTGGATCGCCACAATGCCAAACGTCAGCGGCACGGCACGCACCTCGCTAAAGCCCGCTTCGCGAATCTGCGCGCTGAGGGTCTCACGTGCCGGAAAGCCCTCGATGGAGCACGCCAGGTAGTCGTAGGCGTCTTTTTTCCCCGTCACGATGGCAGCCAGCGGCGGCAGCACGCACTTCAGATAGAAATAGTAAAACGGGCGAAACCACGTGTAGGGCTGCGAAAACTCCAGGATGAACAGCCGTCCGCCGGGGCGCAGGGAGCGGCGCATTTCGCGCAGGCCGCGTAGGCGGTCCTCGAAATTTCTCACGCCAAAGGCGATCGTGATCGCATCGGTGGACTCGCTTTCCAGTGGCAGGTCCAGGCAGTCGCCAAAGGCGAAGCGGATGGCCTCGTCGCCAAACTGGTCGCGTTGCTTGGCGCGGGCCTCATCGAGCATCGGTTCGCAAAAATCGAGGCCGGTCAAATTCACCTCGGCGGGTAACTTGCGCCGCAGGGCAAAGGCGACATCGCCGCTACCGGTGGCCAGATCGACGACTACCTGCGGCTTGGCTTTGGCAACCATGCCCACGAGCACTTTGCGCCAGTAGAAGTCCACCCCGCCACTAAGCACGTGATTCGCGGCATCGTAGCGATGCGCGATTTGTCCAAACATCTGGCTGATTGCGGCTCCTTCCGGCATAATCCCTTACTAGAACGCAAACTTTGCCCGTTTGACAACCTCGCGTTTCGCTTTTGCGAGGTCGCGCTAAGATTTTTCCGGTTCGGTAGCGTCGTTGTCGATTGGAGGCGTTTCGTCTGCGGGCTTGTTTTCCTCGACTTCTTTGAAGCTCTGGACGACCCACTGGGAAAGCTCTTTGTCGGGGTTTTCTGCGGCGGCGGCGCTGATTTCGAAGGCAGTCTTGCCGGTGTTGCGGGCGACGATGTTCAGGCCGTGGGGGAAGTCCTTAAAGCGCTCATCGCAGATGGTGCGGAGGGTGCGGTCGGCTTC is a window from the Cerasicoccus sp. TK19100 genome containing:
- the ubiE gene encoding bifunctional demethylmenaquinone methyltransferase/2-methoxy-6-polyprenyl-1,4-benzoquinol methylase UbiE yields the protein MPEGAAISQMFGQIAHRYDAANHVLSGGVDFYWRKVLVGMVAKAKPQVVVDLATGSGDVAFALRRKLPAEVNLTGLDFCEPMLDEARAKQRDQFGDEAIRFAFGDCLDLPLESESTDAITIAFGVRNFEDRLRGLREMRRSLRPGGRLFILEFSQPYTWFRPFYYFYLKCVLPPLAAIVTGKKDAYDYLACSIEGFPARETLSAQIREAGFSEVRAVPLTFGIVAIHEAIR